Proteins co-encoded in one Spirosoma endbachense genomic window:
- a CDS encoding response regulator gives MAMSILIADDHQLVRKGLQLVVKEVLGFNTQVQFAANGAQVIKKLRTTKFDMLLTDLNMPETDELGLIVDALSVSPELKILIITVKPDKVFATRFFRAGVMGYVNKSEPDEILSEAIRVISGGKRYVSQLQVEMFTNAVINNAVDSPFDKLSNREFEVTMLLLKGFGAMEVANALAISASTASTFRCRIFEKLEVKNIIELNQLAQQHQVLADFEN, from the coding sequence ATGGCAATGTCAATACTAATAGCGGATGATCATCAGTTGGTTAGAAAAGGGCTTCAACTGGTTGTTAAAGAAGTTTTGGGATTTAATACTCAGGTTCAATTCGCAGCAAATGGAGCACAGGTAATCAAGAAGCTGAGAACGACAAAGTTCGACATGTTGTTGACTGACCTAAATATGCCTGAAACCGATGAGCTGGGACTTATTGTAGATGCGTTGTCAGTTTCTCCTGAGCTTAAGATTCTGATAATAACTGTCAAACCGGATAAGGTATTCGCTACCCGTTTTTTTAGAGCTGGCGTTATGGGGTACGTTAACAAATCAGAACCAGACGAGATCCTTTCAGAGGCAATCCGTGTCATTAGCGGTGGCAAGCGGTATGTGTCTCAGTTACAGGTTGAAATGTTTACCAATGCTGTAATCAATAATGCGGTAGATTCTCCTTTTGATAAGCTGTCAAACAGAGAATTTGAGGTTACAATGCTTTTATTAAAGGGCTTTGGTGCTATGGAAGTGGCAAATGCATTGGCTATCAGTGCGTCGACGGCAAGCACATTTCGCTGCCGGATATTTGAAAAGTTGGAAGTGAAAAATATTATTGAGCTTAACCAGCTTGCTCAACAACATCAGGTTCTGGCGGATTTTGAAAACTAA